In one Thermanaerovibrio velox DSM 12556 genomic region, the following are encoded:
- the uvrB gene encoding excinuclease ABC subunit UvrB produces MRPFALKSPWPPAGDQPKAIELLVGGVREGLSRQTLLGVTGSGKTFTMAKVIEALQRPALVLAHNKTLAAQLYSEFKEFFPENSVQYFVSYYDYYQPEAYLPAQDVYIEKDASINDRIEKLRLAATKALVERRDVIVVASVSCIYGLGKKKNYEEAIFRFRKGEEHPRREFMGRLVDIFYARNDVAFEPGTFRVRGDVIDIYPSYSDSALRVVFEDDVVEDILEIDPLTSKVLSSKDDGAVFPAQHYVTDKETMGRAMKAIEEELGARLMELKANGKLLEAQRLESRTRYDLEMLNQVGYCSGIENYSRHLEGRSPGEPPGTLMDFFPEDYLLFIDESHITIPQVRGMYNGDRARKEILVEHGFRLPSCLDNRPLRFDEFEEYMRTVIFVSATPGDYELSTSQRVVEQIIRPTGVLDPVVEVRPASNQVEDLIGELRSEQDRGGCSLVTTLTKRSAEDLSQYVEGMGIKVRYIHGDLNAFERAELLRDLRARAFSTLVGVNLLREGIDLPEVSLVAILEADKEGYLRSFRSLIQMIGRAARNNAGRVILYGDSVTDSMRRAMEETLRRRRIQEDYNKKMGIEPRSIVKEVRSLLPEDLQMHSGPKEKRVEYPMGLEEMERLMWEAVARLDFEEAARLRDGIAAMRLERGKNVGGHNKNKGSKTTQSSRDRRRHS; encoded by the coding sequence TTGAGACCCTTTGCACTTAAGAGTCCGTGGCCCCCCGCGGGTGATCAGCCAAAGGCCATAGAGCTTTTGGTAGGAGGTGTAAGGGAGGGGCTCTCAAGACAGACGCTTTTGGGGGTCACGGGCAGCGGGAAGACTTTTACCATGGCTAAGGTTATAGAGGCTCTCCAGCGCCCCGCCCTGGTGTTGGCTCACAACAAGACATTGGCGGCCCAGCTTTACTCTGAGTTCAAGGAGTTCTTCCCGGAAAATTCGGTGCAGTACTTTGTGAGTTATTATGACTACTATCAGCCCGAGGCATATCTTCCCGCTCAGGATGTTTACATTGAGAAGGACGCGTCCATAAACGATCGCATAGAAAAGCTGAGACTGGCTGCTACAAAAGCCCTGGTGGAGCGAAGGGATGTGATAGTGGTAGCCAGTGTCTCCTGCATATATGGTCTTGGGAAGAAGAAAAATTATGAAGAAGCGATATTTAGATTTCGGAAGGGAGAGGAGCATCCAAGAAGGGAATTCATGGGGCGGCTTGTGGACATATTCTACGCAAGAAACGATGTGGCCTTTGAGCCTGGGACGTTTCGCGTACGAGGAGATGTTATAGATATATACCCGTCCTACAGTGACAGCGCCCTTCGAGTGGTTTTTGAGGATGATGTAGTAGAGGATATACTGGAGATAGATCCTTTGACTTCAAAAGTCCTTAGTAGCAAAGATGACGGCGCGGTGTTCCCAGCTCAACACTATGTAACCGATAAGGAGACCATGGGAAGGGCCATGAAGGCCATTGAAGAGGAGCTTGGGGCCCGATTGATGGAGCTAAAAGCTAATGGGAAGCTTCTCGAAGCTCAGAGGTTAGAGTCTAGGACTCGTTACGACCTTGAGATGCTGAACCAGGTAGGTTACTGTTCAGGCATAGAGAACTACTCCAGGCATCTGGAGGGCAGGTCCCCGGGAGAACCACCAGGTACCCTTATGGACTTTTTCCCTGAGGATTATCTTCTATTCATAGATGAGTCACATATAACCATACCTCAGGTTAGGGGTATGTACAATGGGGATAGGGCCCGGAAGGAGATCCTCGTGGAACACGGTTTTAGGTTGCCATCCTGCTTGGACAACAGGCCGCTTAGGTTTGATGAGTTCGAGGAGTACATGAGGACGGTTATTTTCGTATCAGCGACTCCTGGGGATTATGAGCTCTCCACCAGCCAGAGGGTGGTGGAGCAGATAATCCGTCCCACCGGTGTGCTAGATCCTGTGGTAGAGGTCCGTCCTGCATCCAACCAGGTTGAGGATCTTATCGGTGAGCTTCGATCTGAACAGGACAGGGGAGGATGTTCGCTCGTTACGACCCTTACAAAGCGCTCTGCAGAGGACCTATCTCAGTATGTAGAGGGGATGGGGATAAAAGTTAGATACATACACGGCGACCTCAATGCCTTTGAGAGAGCGGAACTTCTTCGTGACCTTAGGGCTCGAGCCTTTTCTACCCTTGTGGGGGTTAACCTGTTAAGGGAAGGCATAGACCTGCCTGAGGTGTCATTGGTTGCCATATTGGAGGCAGATAAAGAGGGTTATCTTAGGTCCTTCCGATCCCTAATACAGATGATAGGAAGGGCCGCGAGAAATAATGCAGGTCGAGTGATCCTTTACGGGGACTCCGTCACCGACAGCATGAGGCGTGCGATGGAGGAGACGCTGAGGAGACGTAGGATACAGGAGGATTACAACAAGAAAATGGGGATTGAGCCCCGCTCGATAGTGAAGGAAGTAAGATCCCTTTTGCCTGAAGACCTGCAGATGCATTCGGGTCCCAAGGAGAAGCGGGTTGAGTATCCGATGGGTCTGGAAGAGATGGAGAGGCTTATGTGGGAAGCGGTGGCAAGGCTTGATTTTGAGGAAGCCGCCAGGCTTAGGGATGGCATAGCTGCCATGCGGTTGGAAAGAGGGAAAAACGTTGGAGGACATAATAAGAATAAGGGGAGCAAGACAACACAATCTTCAAGGGATAGACGTAGACATTCCTAA
- the ftsH gene encoding ATP-dependent zinc metalloprotease FtsH yields MGKIAKNLGLYLVLIVLVVSLVNVFLSPNGGGKQPDVVPYSDFIKAVNAGLVKKVSIDDIGIRGVAKDGREFRTYSLDNGDLAKTLVDKGVEVDVVPPQRTPWWANLMSSLFPTLLLIGAWIFILYNMQGGGSKVMSFAKSKAKLFLDNRPKVTFSDVAGCEEAKEELKEVVEFLKDPGRFARLGAKVPRGVLLLGAPGTGKTLLARAVAGEADVPFFSISGSDFVEMFVGVGAARVRDLFDQARRYQPCIIFIDEIDAVGRHRGAGLGGGHDEREQTLNQLLVEMDGFDAGSGIILIAATNRPDILDPALLRPGRFDRHVVVDRPDVNGRLAILKVHVRDKRLDDSVNLDVIARRTPGFVGADLANLVNEAALLAGRRGKDVLSMAEFEEAIDRVIAGPERKSRVISKKEREIIAYHESGHALVAKLLPGCDPVHKISIIPRGHKALGYTLQLPEEDRFLISKEELLQRISVLLGGRVAESIVFNDVTTGAQNDLERATQLARQMVTEFGMSDKLGPVTLGRKQHEVFLGRDIVEDRNYSEEVAYAIDQEVRRIVDQCYDKAKGLLEENRSKLESIARLLLEREVIEAEELEALLNGGPSFPLGPSGADRPEVASDDGAMQDVKGKGFAQPQTEMA; encoded by the coding sequence TTGGGAAAGATAGCGAAGAATTTGGGATTATACCTGGTGTTGATCGTCCTTGTGGTTAGCCTTGTTAACGTTTTCCTCTCCCCTAATGGAGGAGGGAAGCAGCCAGACGTGGTTCCTTACAGTGACTTCATAAAAGCTGTGAACGCTGGTTTGGTTAAGAAGGTCTCGATAGATGATATTGGGATAAGGGGTGTTGCTAAGGACGGCCGGGAGTTTAGGACCTATTCGCTTGATAACGGGGACTTGGCGAAGACCCTTGTGGACAAAGGGGTCGAGGTTGATGTGGTCCCACCGCAGCGTACCCCGTGGTGGGCTAACCTTATGTCCTCCTTGTTCCCCACTCTTCTCTTGATAGGGGCATGGATATTCATCCTCTATAACATGCAGGGTGGTGGCAGCAAGGTCATGAGCTTTGCCAAGAGCAAGGCCAAGCTGTTTCTAGATAACCGGCCAAAGGTCACCTTTAGTGATGTGGCGGGCTGCGAGGAGGCTAAGGAGGAACTTAAGGAGGTTGTGGAGTTCCTTAAAGACCCTGGACGGTTTGCCCGGTTGGGGGCCAAGGTCCCAAGAGGGGTTCTGCTTCTTGGTGCGCCAGGCACTGGAAAGACGCTTTTGGCGAGGGCGGTGGCCGGTGAAGCGGATGTTCCCTTTTTCAGCATAAGCGGTTCTGACTTCGTGGAGATGTTTGTGGGTGTAGGCGCTGCTCGGGTAAGAGATCTGTTCGATCAAGCGAGGCGCTATCAGCCTTGCATAATCTTTATAGACGAGATAGACGCGGTTGGCCGACACAGGGGTGCGGGTTTGGGTGGAGGTCACGACGAGCGTGAGCAAACCCTAAACCAGTTGCTGGTTGAGATGGACGGGTTTGACGCTGGAAGCGGGATAATCCTGATAGCCGCTACTAACAGGCCCGATATTTTGGATCCTGCGTTGCTGAGGCCGGGCCGCTTTGACAGGCATGTGGTGGTGGATAGGCCTGACGTCAACGGAAGGCTTGCCATTCTGAAGGTTCACGTCAGGGATAAACGGTTGGATGACTCCGTGAACCTAGATGTAATAGCTCGAAGGACCCCGGGATTTGTTGGGGCGGACCTTGCGAACTTGGTCAATGAGGCCGCTCTCTTGGCGGGTCGTAGGGGCAAAGATGTGCTATCCATGGCTGAGTTTGAAGAGGCCATAGACAGGGTCATAGCTGGTCCGGAGAGGAAGTCTAGGGTTATAAGCAAGAAGGAAAGGGAGATAATCGCTTATCACGAGTCTGGCCATGCCCTGGTGGCTAAGTTGTTACCGGGGTGTGACCCGGTACATAAGATATCCATAATACCTAGGGGGCATAAAGCTCTGGGATATACTCTCCAGCTACCTGAGGAGGATCGCTTCCTTATATCTAAAGAAGAGCTTCTCCAGCGAATATCCGTGCTTCTCGGGGGCAGGGTAGCGGAGTCAATAGTTTTCAATGACGTTACAACTGGAGCACAGAACGACCTGGAGAGGGCGACTCAGCTGGCCCGTCAGATGGTCACCGAGTTTGGGATGAGCGACAAACTCGGACCTGTAACCCTGGGTAGGAAACAGCACGAGGTTTTCCTTGGAAGAGATATAGTTGAAGACCGTAATTACAGTGAGGAAGTGGCCTACGCCATAGATCAGGAAGTGCGTCGAATAGTTGATCAGTGTTACGATAAGGCCAAGGGTCTTCTTGAGGAGAACCGGTCTAAACTGGAGAGCATAGCCAGGCTGCTCCTTGAGAGGGAGGTAATAGAGGCTGAGGAGTTGGAAGCCTTGCTCAATGGGGGGCCGTCCTTTCCGTTAGGCCCATCCGGAGCTGATCGTCCAGAGGTGGCGAGTGATGATGGGGCTATGCAAGATGTCAAGGGAAAGGGGTTTGCCCAGCCTCAGACTGAGATGGCATAG
- the hpt gene encoding hypoxanthine phosphoribosyltransferase, producing the protein MNYEIDSILVTKEQIYDRVKVLGGQISDHYRGKSLVMVGILKGAVMFLSDLARELDRDLDVSFDFMSVSSYGNATESSGVVRILKDLDSDVRGKSVLIVEDIVDSGLTVSYLLHVLRQRAPESLSVCALLDKPERRRVEVPIDFRGFIIPDRFVVGYGIDAGGKWRHLPEICSVRTLSE; encoded by the coding sequence GTGAACTATGAGATAGATTCCATCTTGGTGACCAAGGAACAGATATACGACAGGGTTAAGGTTTTGGGAGGGCAGATATCAGACCATTACCGTGGCAAGTCACTGGTGATGGTAGGGATACTCAAGGGAGCAGTTATGTTTCTTTCCGACCTTGCTAGGGAGCTAGATCGGGACCTTGACGTATCCTTTGATTTCATGTCCGTTTCCTCTTATGGGAACGCCACCGAGTCAAGTGGAGTTGTTAGGATATTGAAAGACCTGGATTCTGATGTGAGGGGAAAGAGCGTTTTGATAGTGGAGGATATCGTTGATAGCGGGCTTACCGTGTCCTACCTCCTCCATGTGCTTCGCCAGAGGGCTCCTGAGAGCCTCTCCGTATGTGCCTTGCTAGATAAGCCCGAAAGGCGCCGGGTGGAGGTGCCGATCGATTTCAGGGGGTTCATCATACCGGATAGGTTTGTGGTCGGTTATGGCATAGATGCAGGGGGTAAATGGAGACACCTACCCGAGATATGTTCCGTGAGAACCTTGAGTGAATGA